The sequence TTATTACTAACTGGAAAAAATTGTTCATAAAACCAAAATTCAGTATAATCTAGATTTTAATTAGgaaattcaagaaaaatattacaaCACTTTATCAATGTTTATAGTAATTATCTTTGGGAAGTCAGAATATAGGTAGCTTTTGCTTAAAATCAGTATTTGTggcttatcattttcttttttaaaaatctgcagtAAACCTATATTATTACTTTTGcaaaaaaatagttattaaagTAGAAGGCAGCTATTCACAAGGCAATTAATCAATTTcagaaaaaagataataacaccaaagatgcagaaaacagaatagaaagatGGAGATAATTGTGaggtaaaaacattttaaagataaagaacaaCTACTGAACCACAAAAAAATTGAACaactataaataaaatcatttttcatcTTGAGTGAtataagattctttccttcacaaAAATGGCCATTACAGTGAGATTCTTGTCACATTCAACTTAGCCCCCTAGGAGAACAGCTAAACATTTCATCTTGCTGGAGCTACAGAACCAAGCACAGCGTTACTTGAGAAGTTGATGTAAAGGGTAGAATATTTTTGAAGGCTCTGTCATCGTAGTCTCTCTTATACTTAAACTAGACTCCCACTTTGTACACTGCACACCACCAGGAAGAGGTACCTGCCAAATGCCAACTCATCAAGGAAACGTTTATGATATctgggaggagaattgcttgccaGAGTGACAGATGCTGAAAGTTTGCTTTTCTCCCCCCATaggaaaggaaagcaagagaGAAGGGGAATCACGAATTtgttttgacttcctctttctggGGTTGGCCTTATAGCTGCAAAGCATTCTTGATCATTAAGGAAAAAGCTGGGAGAAGACCCTTGGCCCTGCTCTCTGATAGGAACtaggaagaagagaaagtagCTGCAGAACAGTAACAGGAGGGGCATAGCAAGGTTAGGCCAAGAGAGCCTGACTGGACTCTCTTTTCTATTCTTCATATCTCCCAATCCCCACCACAAGCAGCCTTCAGCCACAGCTTGGTCCATAAAGCATTTTGACATTCCCAACAGCCCCTGAGAGATGGCAAGAAGATTGGGATTTCCAAAGGAAAACTATTACTCttcatatttgtttaaaatcaaACTTTGACCCGTGTTTTCATGAATCTTATTTGATAAATATAGTACTGTTGAGATATTTTCTTCCTTAGATAACACACTTACTAGAATGTAAAACTGTCCACTGGGTCACGCTGAATATTACAAGGAAATTAATTATAGAATTTCCCACCCACATATATCTCCTTCTAggataaagttatttttaaaaatcaagagaaatttaagacactattataaaaaagacagattACCCCAGACATTTGGCATGTTAGAAGACAcagatagattttattttaagtatagCTCCCTTGTTCAATGTTATGGATAAGATATAGCTAAAACATGAATAGTGTGTAAATATGAATGTGTAAATATTCAGAGAATGAGGCAGagatttgaaataataaataaggaaaatattgaGCCCTAATGGAAATTACTTGGAGTTACTCACAAATTACATGCCACCTCTTTTTTAAAGACTACCattatatgataaaataaaatttgggttGAATAAATGAAGTTGGAGTCTCCTTATCTTCAACAGGAAGCTGGCTCATATACTTGAGAGATGCTTTTTGAATATTTGACTTTCACTTTTTGCCAGAATGAACATTTGGGGAATATATCTGGCTAGACCTGAATAATACCCCCCAATCCCCAAGAAacacaggaagaaagagagagagagacaaaactGAGAAAGAAGGGTGTCTAGGCTCTTAAAATTATCCTAGACATTGACTAAGTCCTAGACTCAAGAACTATTATAACCTAGGAAAAGTCCATCTCTAgagttaacattttataatttctcacGATAATTAATAAAACTctactgtgttttttaaattaatccattaataaaaaatatatcctGTGTAATAGCCTAAGTTTGGGGATTCAGTTAGAAAAAAGTTAGAGTTCCCTGAACTTATAGTActtatttctccaaatcctctggACGTGTGTAAGGTAAGATTTATTTGTTCCATAGCCATTCACTCAACAGAGATTTCTTGAACACCTGCTATGTGTCTGCTGATTGCTGGGCTCATACTAGTCGGCAACACCGACATGATTTCTGCCTTCAGCCTTCATAATCAGATACTCATACAATCACATAGTTggacactatttaaaaaaaaaatgctggaaagAGTTTAAGGCAGGGGTGGGTATTAAGCCCTTCCTGAGGAAATGGGACTCGGAGGAGGAGGATAAATTAACCATATTAAGAGTGAAGATGGGCGTGGATATGCTAGCCAGAGGGGACCCGTATTGGACAAAAGGCCAGAGAAACTGATTTGGAAAATTAAGGTCCTCCCCcgcccctgctccccacccccgaCCCCGCCCAAACTTCGAGGTCCTCAGAATGCTGGAGCACAGAACACTACTTCTTACAGAATGGTTTCTGTATTTTGACTTTTCCCCAAAGACATGCTCTACAAGGAGGTGTCTCTTGGCTATAAACACTGCAGACAAGTTTTTGCTTGTGCATCTTGTCCAGCGCgttttgcttgatttttaaatctaGATGCATTTAGGCGGGCGTACACGTTCGGATTTGTCACAGGCCACCTAACTCTATTGGTCTCACACACGTGTGCCACCTGTCTGACCCCTGGGAAACAGAGTTTGCAAGGTTTTCCCGTTGACTACTCGACTTTAGCACCAAAGAGAAGCGGGAGTACAGAAGAAAGGGCAAAATCGCCAACCCGGCGCAAGCAGCGCAAGCGCAGTGGGCGCTGGGGAGCGCGGAGGAAAAGGCGGGACGCCGCATGGTGGCCAGTCACTGCGCATGAGCGGTCCGCGTTGCCAAGACAGCTGGGAAGGCGTCTCCCGGAAGACGCACTCCGCAGAGCTGATGGCATTGAGATCCATTCCCGGAGGGGTCAGCTCCTGACGGGTTCCTGAGCCAGTCTTAACCTGGGCAAAGGAGATGAGGAGCCGAGCCTGATGCATTGTGATGGCCATCTGCCCAGAATTGGCCCAAACGGACAAAAGTGCTCTTGCAAACCTTTCTGATGAGACTGAGACTTTGAAGAACTTTACTGATGAGGTACAGACTTCCAGCTCATTCAGCTCCTCTGGAGGACGGCAGTCCTCGCCCCTGACCTCTGGGAGCAAACTGGAGAGGGAAAAGCAGACTCCAAGCTTGGAACAAGGAGACACACAATCTGAGCTTTTGGactataaaaattatgaaaagaagTTGAGTAAAAAATGGATCAACTACCTCAAGCTCAAAGACTCTAACTTTGAACGGCACCAACCAGACACCAAACTTCCAACAGAAATCACTCGGGTATCAGATGAAGAATTGAATGCCCTGCAATCTTATTGCACCATGAAGATAAATTTGATTCATCGTACAGGGGATTCTAAGAAGAAGACGAGCAGCAGACATAAAAAGCTGCATCTTGGATTGGATGTAGAGGCTACAGAGAGAGATGCCTTAAGTTGTACTGTACCCGATGAGCTTTTGAACAGAATCTACTTTAAAAACATGAGGACAACGCCAAAACAGGAGGCAGCAGCTAAGCAACACATATCTTATCAGTGTCCCTATTGTAACAGGAAAAGAGCGGAGCTGGCCCTGTCTGCCTTTCTGAAACAAAAGAAGACTTTACTGGAGTCATTTCTACTCCAAGAGAGAATAGATGAACATCTTCATACCAAAGACTTTCTCACCCGTATTGGAGAAGCACATCAAGACTTTCCCAGGCTTTCAGATGACCCCAGAATAATCTGGAAAAGACTGACTGAGAAAAGTCATATCAGATACTCTGGTTTTGAAAGATCAGAGACAGAGCAGAAGATGCAGCGAGATGGAAATAGTGCTTGTCATTTACCATTTTCTCTGCCATTTCTCAAGCGACTTACTCTAATCAAACCAGAGCTGGTGATTGTTAATGATAATGTGTAATGTGGATAGATGTCTTTGTTGTGTATTTGAGTAATTACCATAATTTCTACAGGCACTTGGGAAACTAACTTAAGACTTTACTATGCTTCCTTCACAGATTTGAGGATTAAcaactttcacttttttttccctattaTAGAAGGCACTGTTGTAGTTGGAATAGTTATAAAAACTTTTACAAAATTCCAAGAGAACTATGTTGGTAGTTTGGGCCAGGATGTTGATGGTACAGAAGCAAAGTAGTATGGGGATGTAAGAGAAACTTAAAAAGTAATAACTGTCTTTGGCGATCAAATGGCTATGGGGAATTAATAAATAGTAGATGTTTGAAATGTTATTAAGGCTCTGACTTGTGCGCCTGGATGAATGATCATTAATTTCATTAAGACAGGAACACCAGAAGAGGACTATGTTTGATGGAAGTGTTGAAGAGTATGATTATTTGGACATATAAGGTGCATTTGGGACATACACATTGACAGTTTGAAGAAAcatttgattatttgtttttgcGCTTCAGAGGAAAGGTATAGCCTAGAGGTGCAAAATAAATTGGGGTAGGACTGGGGGAAGGGTGGGGATCAATGGCATATAGCTGGAAATTGAAGCCGTAGATTGTCAAGCGTTTTTGGAAATGAGTAGAATAAGAAGAGAAGCAGGGTTGATACAAACTCTTGAGAAATGCCAATTAATGGCtaagtagagaaaaataaacctgCAGAAAAGATTGTGAAAAAAGTTATCAAGTGGATCAAGGAAATCAGGAATGTATAGTGTCATAGATGCTAAGGAATGAATATTTAAAGAAGGATGGTTGTCTAACCACATCAATCAACAGAGAAGCCATGTAAAGATGATTTAGTCATGTATTGGGCACTGTTGACCTTAGCAAAAGCCATTTCACTTATACAAATGGGGCAGACAAAATAGATTGAGGAAAAATGTAAGTAAATAATGAATGGATATAGGGTACTCCTTGAAATATTTAGCTGTAAGGGGAAGAAGAAGTAAAGCTGGGGTTAGGTGTTGAGTTTTGAGAGAAGAAAGCTTGAACAAATTATCTAGATAGCCATTTTGGCCGTGAAGATTTTATGAACCTTCTGTTGTTCATCCAGATTTATGTAATGAGGAAACAGTATTATTCCGCAAGGAATACCTTGGCATTTTGAAAACACATGTATGGAGAAAAATGTTAGATGGCATTCTGAGAAGCCATTTATTATCTATTtcctctataaaaatataaaaccatggAATTAGTGGCATTACCTGGAGATCACTTTTCTACATGTCCAACACCCGAATTAGCTcagtgaaaaagaaatttgtttgcAAAAATCAGCACAGAAGAGTTTTAGTATTGTACTTCAGTATTACTCTTTGCGTTAAGACCTtcatttatgtataaacatgctattTTTTCCCCCATAAAATTTAGCATATTTCCCCTTAGTAAGTCATTCTAAATGGAAAATAACCATTACCATTTTCATAATAACCTTTTATTTGAAATCCATATTATGTCATGCTTTATCTTTGACATCTCAATATAT comes from Pan troglodytes isolate AG18354 chromosome 7, NHGRI_mPanTro3-v2.0_pri, whole genome shotgun sequence and encodes:
- the C8H8orf48 gene encoding uncharacterized protein C8orf48 homolog — its product is MAICPELAQTDKSALANLSDETETLKNFTDEVQTSSSFSSSGGRQSSPLTSGSKLEREKQTPSLEQGDTQSELLDYKNYEKKLSKKWINYLKLKDSNFERHQPDTKLPTEITRVSDEELNALQSYCTMKINLIHRTGDSKKKTSSRHKKLHLGLDVEATERDALSCTVPDELLNRIYFKNMRTTPKQEAAAKQHISYQCPYCNRKRAELALSAFLKQKKTLLESFLLQERIDEHLHTKDFLTRIGEAHQDFPRLSDDPRIIWKRLTEKSHIRYSGFERSETEQKMQRDGNSACHLPFSLPFLKRLTLIKPELVIVNDNV